A part of Myxococcus landrumus genomic DNA contains:
- a CDS encoding ATP-binding protein, giving the protein MSRGMLSAQLLSVLQHFMSETAARLVLRGTLESLRVSADTMGVAELPRVIDALEPATRHFVDAARRPDLAAKLKAVLAKASAASSPSLGLREPSAPAATPATTEARPTTYLVRTEADASHARLSARAMCEALGGRGYECQKVATAVSELARNQISYAGGGTIQLIPVQSPRRLLRVRAEDQGRGIPELERVLSGTYRSKTGMGLGLLGVKRLADKFEVNTGIAGTQVEFEVWL; this is encoded by the coding sequence GTGAGCCGGGGCATGTTGAGCGCTCAGCTATTGAGTGTGTTGCAGCACTTCATGTCGGAGACCGCCGCGCGGTTGGTGTTGCGCGGCACGCTGGAGTCGCTGCGGGTATCGGCGGACACGATGGGGGTGGCGGAGCTGCCGCGGGTCATCGACGCGCTGGAGCCCGCGACGCGGCACTTCGTCGACGCGGCCCGGAGGCCGGACCTGGCCGCGAAGCTCAAGGCCGTGTTGGCGAAGGCCTCGGCCGCGTCCTCGCCGTCGCTGGGCTTGCGGGAGCCGAGCGCCCCTGCGGCGACGCCGGCGACGACGGAGGCCCGGCCCACCACGTACCTGGTGCGCACGGAGGCGGACGCGAGCCATGCGCGGCTGTCGGCGCGCGCGATGTGCGAGGCATTGGGGGGGCGGGGCTATGAATGCCAGAAGGTCGCGACGGCGGTGAGTGAGCTGGCGCGCAATCAGATTTCGTATGCGGGGGGCGGCACCATCCAACTGATTCCCGTGCAGTCGCCGCGCCGGCTCTTGCGCGTGCGCGCCGAGGACCAGGGGCGGGGCATTCCCGAGCTGGAGCGGGTGCTGTCCGGGACGTACCGGAGCAAGACGGGCATGGGGTTGGGGCTGTTGGGCGTCAAGCGGCTGGCGGACAAGTTCGAGGTGAACACCGGCATCGCCGGGACGCAGGTGGAGTTCGAGGTGTGGCTGTGA
- a CDS encoding STAS domain-containing protein — MSISDLPRHARELSRIPIIPLWGQLIVPLQGDITDAQAAQLCSDVLADIQRTGAKGMVVDISGLWLVDSHLCAVLARLAGSARLMGTRTVLCGMGADVALTLQSMGIQLDGVETALGLEEGLSLLGIRAVGARTAESEREEAQRLADEMLGLDVPPAPRTSVA; from the coding sequence ATGAGCATCTCGGACCTTCCGCGGCACGCGCGTGAGCTGTCGCGCATTCCCATCATCCCGCTGTGGGGACAGCTCATCGTCCCCCTCCAGGGAGACATCACCGACGCGCAGGCGGCGCAGCTCTGCTCGGATGTGCTGGCCGACATCCAGCGCACGGGCGCCAAGGGCATGGTGGTGGATATCTCCGGCCTGTGGCTGGTGGACAGCCACCTGTGCGCGGTGCTGGCGCGGCTGGCGGGCTCGGCCCGGCTGATGGGGACTCGCACGGTGCTGTGCGGCATGGGCGCGGATGTGGCGCTCACGCTGCAAAGCATGGGGATTCAGCTGGACGGCGTGGAGACGGCGCTGGGGTTGGAGGAGGGCCTGTCGCTGCTGGGCATCCGGGCGGTGGGCGCGCGCACGGCGGAGTCGGAGCGCGAGGAGGCCCAGCGGCTCGCGGATGAGATGCTGGGCCTGGATGTGCCGCCAGCGCCTCGGACTTCCGTTGCGTGA
- a CDS encoding SpoIIE family protein phosphatase, whose product MAVRLSVAHRTRPKVGEVENGDGVLVRTEGPYTLLAVVDALGHGPAAAQAAGEALRCLGQVTLGASVASLAEALHVALKHGRGAAVMLAVFDGHTLHCGGVGNVELRTVGTRVPVLPTPGILGQSFRTLRTLSTPLAVGDRLALFSDGLSFRVDLEQVRTQSPDMACAFLLERFGRTTDDATVLVADVEPS is encoded by the coding sequence GTGGCTGTGAGGTTGTCCGTGGCCCACCGGACGCGCCCGAAGGTGGGCGAGGTGGAGAACGGCGATGGGGTGTTGGTTCGCACGGAGGGGCCGTACACGTTGCTCGCGGTGGTGGACGCGCTGGGGCACGGGCCGGCGGCGGCGCAGGCCGCTGGTGAGGCGCTCCGGTGCCTGGGGCAGGTGACGTTGGGGGCGTCCGTGGCGTCCCTGGCGGAGGCGCTGCATGTGGCGCTGAAGCATGGGCGCGGCGCGGCGGTGATGCTCGCGGTGTTCGACGGGCACACGCTGCACTGTGGAGGCGTCGGGAACGTGGAGCTGCGCACGGTGGGGACGCGAGTGCCGGTGCTCCCCACGCCGGGCATCCTGGGGCAGTCGTTCCGCACGTTGCGGACACTTTCGACGCCGCTGGCCGTGGGCGACAGGTTGGCCCTCTTCAGCGATGGGTTGAGCTTTCGAGTGGACCTGGAGCAGGTCCGAACGCAGTCCCCTGACATGGCCTGTGCGTTCCTGCTAGAGCGCTTTGGCCGTACCACCGATGACGCCACCGTGCTGGTGGCGGACGTGGAGCCGTCATGA